The following nucleotide sequence is from Chloracidobacterium validum.
AATCGAATACTGGGTACGCAGGTCAGCGTTGATAACCCGCACGATGTCCTGAAGCTCGTCGGCTGACTTTGGGAAAAACGCCCGCCCACCGGTCTCACCAGCTATTTCGTTGATGAGGCTGACAGACCGCTTCCGAGTGGATCGGTTGAACAAACCGCCACCGTCATCTTCATCTGGAAACCCAATGACATAAACCTGCACTTGGTACTCTTGAAGTAGTTTGATCATCTGGCGGCGGTCGTAATAACTATCACGCTCGTCACCATCCGAGATGACGATGATTGCCTTACGACGGTTTTTGCCTTCCTTATCAGCATATTCCGCCGAAAGTTGAATGGCATCGAGCAACGCCGTGCCACCGCCCCACACAATGTTGTCCACAGCGTCTTCAATATCCGCCGGCCGCGGTGTAAACTCCTCTGCCAGTTCGGCTTTGTTTTTGAAGTCCACCAGAAAGAACTCATCCCCTGGTTTAGATGCGCGAGTAAGGAACTTCACCGCCTCAGTGACTTTTGTTCGGTGGGGACGCATCGAGCCACTGGTGTCGAGCACGAACCCCAGGCTCACCGGAGCCTCTTCACGGCTGAAGTACTCAATCTCTTGCTGAACCTGCTCATCAAAAACACGGAAATTTTCTTTTTGCAGGTTGCCAACAAAGCGGTTATCTTGGTCGAACACAGCAACATCAAGCACCACCAAGTTTGTGTCAAGCGTAAACACGTCATCTTGGGTGGTTGTCTTCTCCGCCTTTGGTGGTTTACGGGGTGAACGATCCTGTGCCATAGGACCCACCGTGGTGCCGGCCACAACGGTGAACATTGTTAGGCAGGTCACAAATAACCTCAGTCCTGTCATATCATTCAAACCTCCCGGACTTTCATCGCTGCGCGCTCAGATGCAGGTGGTACCTGTGGATTTTTCTTGTCGCTGCGTCTTCTATATGCTAGG
It contains:
- a CDS encoding VWA domain-containing protein; translation: MAQDRSPRKPPKAEKTTTQDDVFTLDTNLVVLDVAVFDQDNRFVGNLQKENFRVFDEQVQQEIEYFSREEAPVSLGFVLDTSGSMRPHRTKVTEAVKFLTRASKPGDEFFLVDFKNKAELAEEFTPRPADIEDAVDNIVWGGGTALLDAIQLSAEYADKEGKNRRKAIIVISDGDERDSYYDRRQMIKLLQEYQVQVYVIGFPDEDDGGGLFNRSTRKRSVSLINEIAGETGGRAFFPKSADELQDIVRVINADLRTQYSIGFSPSQDGRGTTFRRVTVRAEDGKRKLVVRTRSGYTPRKGD